From Nocardioides sp. HDW12B, the proteins below share one genomic window:
- a CDS encoding phosphoadenylyl-sulfate reductase has translation MTAATASKAFRARGTATEGRSESELRDLVRIAGTELELAPAEDIIEWAVATFGSRFCITSSMGDAVLAHLASKVAPGVDVVFLDTGYHFAETIGTRDAVAATLDVKLLSITPKQTVAEQDAEHGKDLFARDPDLCCALRKVQPLNESLSHYDAWATGLRRAETRNRVIAPVIGWDAKKGKVKVSPLARWDDAQVETYIAENGVLVNPLQYDGYPSIGCAPCTRRVAPGEDPRAGRWSGTGKTECGIHV, from the coding sequence ATGACCGCCGCCACCGCCTCCAAGGCGTTCCGTGCCCGCGGCACCGCCACCGAGGGTCGCTCCGAGTCCGAGCTGCGGGACCTGGTGCGCATCGCCGGCACCGAGCTCGAGCTCGCCCCGGCCGAGGACATCATCGAGTGGGCCGTGGCGACCTTCGGGTCCCGCTTCTGCATCACCTCCTCCATGGGCGACGCCGTGCTGGCCCACCTGGCCTCGAAGGTCGCCCCGGGGGTCGACGTGGTGTTCCTCGACACCGGCTACCACTTCGCCGAGACCATCGGCACCCGCGACGCCGTGGCCGCCACGCTCGACGTCAAGCTGCTGTCGATCACCCCGAAGCAGACGGTGGCCGAGCAGGACGCCGAGCACGGCAAGGACCTCTTCGCCCGCGACCCCGACCTGTGCTGCGCGCTGCGCAAGGTGCAGCCGCTCAACGAGTCGCTGAGCCACTACGACGCCTGGGCCACCGGCCTGCGTCGCGCCGAGACCCGCAACCGCGTGATCGCGCCTGTCATCGGCTGGGACGCCAAGAAGGGCAAGGTCAAGGTCTCCCCGCTCGCCCGCTGGGACGACGCCCAGGTGGAGACCTACATCGCCGAGAACGGCGTGCTGGTCAACCCGCTGCAGTACGACGGCTACCCCTCGATCGGCTGCGCCCCCTGCACCCGTCGCGTCGCCCCCGGCGAGGACCCGCGCGCGGGCCGCTGGTCGGGCACCGGCAAGACGGAGTGCGGCATTCACGTCTGA
- a CDS encoding nitrite/sulfite reductase: MTTAPAPSSAESAESGGTPSGAPDARAPRATRPRARKGEGQWALGYREPLNKNEQTKKDDAPLNVRARIENIYAHRGFASIDPGDLRGRFRWLGLYTQRAPGFDGGKTATLEEHELDDEFFMMRVRSDGALLGAEQLRALGEVSTSYARGTADVTDRQNIQYHWIRVEDVPTIWERLEGVGLSTTEACGDSPRPFLGSPVAGVAKDEIIDASPALAEIKRRFIGDPAYANLPRKFKTSATGHPSLDTAPEVNDVSFVGVVHPEHGPGFDLWVGGGLSTNPMLAKKLGVWIPLEDVADVWEGVVGIFRDYGYRRLRSRARLKFLVADWGVEKFREVLQSERYLGRELPDCESPIATGPSGDHIGVHDQKDGLKYVGVAPVVGRVNGAILSGLGDLVEQYGAAGARLTAHQKIVVLGVDPERVEDLVADLSAIGLEARPSQWRRNTMACTGIEFCKLAIVDTKQRAADLVSELERRFPDLDTPISVNVNGCPNACARTQVADIGLKGQLVMADGEQVEGFQVHLGGGLGLVAEQGTPFGRKLRAHKVTSAGLDDYVTSVVTGYLEDRKDGEAFADWVARADETVLRGEPREPASVS; this comes from the coding sequence ATGACGACCGCTCCCGCACCGTCCTCCGCCGAGTCCGCCGAGTCCGGCGGCACGCCCTCCGGCGCCCCTGACGCGCGCGCGCCCCGCGCGACGCGCCCCCGTGCCCGCAAGGGTGAGGGCCAGTGGGCCCTGGGCTACCGCGAGCCGCTCAACAAGAACGAGCAGACGAAGAAGGACGACGCGCCCCTCAACGTGCGGGCCCGGATCGAGAACATCTACGCCCACCGCGGCTTCGCCTCGATCGACCCCGGCGACCTGCGTGGCCGCTTCCGCTGGCTCGGCCTCTACACCCAGCGCGCTCCCGGCTTCGACGGCGGCAAGACCGCGACGCTGGAGGAGCACGAGCTCGACGACGAGTTCTTCATGATGCGCGTCCGCAGCGACGGCGCGCTCCTCGGCGCCGAGCAGCTGCGCGCCCTGGGCGAGGTGTCGACGTCGTACGCCCGCGGCACCGCGGACGTCACCGACCGCCAGAACATCCAGTACCACTGGATCCGCGTGGAGGACGTCCCCACCATCTGGGAGCGCCTCGAGGGTGTCGGCCTCAGCACCACCGAGGCGTGCGGCGACTCCCCGCGCCCCTTCCTCGGCTCCCCCGTCGCCGGTGTGGCCAAGGACGAGATCATCGACGCCTCCCCTGCCCTGGCGGAGATCAAGCGCCGCTTCATCGGCGACCCGGCGTACGCCAACCTGCCGCGCAAGTTCAAGACCTCCGCGACCGGGCACCCCAGCCTCGACACGGCACCCGAGGTCAACGACGTCAGCTTCGTCGGCGTCGTCCACCCTGAGCATGGCCCCGGCTTCGACCTGTGGGTCGGCGGCGGGCTGTCGACCAACCCGATGCTGGCCAAGAAGCTCGGCGTGTGGATCCCGCTCGAGGACGTCGCGGACGTCTGGGAGGGCGTGGTCGGGATCTTCCGCGACTACGGCTACCGCCGGCTGCGCAGCCGCGCCCGCCTGAAGTTCCTCGTCGCCGACTGGGGCGTGGAGAAGTTCCGCGAGGTGCTCCAGAGCGAGCGCTACCTCGGCCGTGAGCTGCCCGACTGCGAGTCGCCGATCGCGACCGGTCCCAGCGGGGACCACATCGGCGTGCACGACCAGAAGGACGGCCTGAAGTACGTCGGCGTCGCTCCCGTCGTGGGTCGCGTCAACGGCGCGATCCTGTCCGGCCTCGGCGACCTCGTCGAGCAGTACGGCGCCGCCGGTGCCCGCCTGACCGCTCACCAGAAGATCGTCGTCCTCGGCGTCGACCCCGAGCGCGTCGAGGACCTGGTGGCGGACCTGTCCGCGATCGGGCTCGAGGCCCGGCCCAGCCAGTGGCGTCGCAATACCATGGCCTGCACCGGCATCGAGTTCTGCAAGCTGGCCATCGTCGACACCAAGCAGCGCGCCGCCGACCTCGTCAGCGAGCTCGAGCGCCGCTTCCCCGACCTGGACACCCCGATCAGCGTCAACGTCAACGGCTGCCCCAACGCCTGCGCGCGCACCCAGGTCGCCGACATCGGCCTCAAGGGTCAGCTCGTGATGGCCGACGGCGAGCAGGTCGAGGGCTTCCAGGTCCACCTCGGTGGCGGCCTCGGTCTCGTGGCCGAGCAGGGCACGCCCTTCGGCCGCAAGCTGCGCGCCCACAAGGTCACCAGCGCCGGACTCGACGACTACGTGACGTCCGTCGTCACCGGCTACCTGGAGGACCGCAAGGACGGCGAGGCGTTCGCCGACTGGGTCGCCCGCGCCGACGAGACCGTCCTGCGCGGCGAGCCGCGCGAGCCCGCGAGCGTCTCGTGA
- a CDS encoding CbiX/SirB N-terminal domain-containing protein, which produces MTAPALVALAHGSRDPRSAATVRDLVREVRAMRPDLRIEAAFLELSKPEFGTVVDRLVKAGHDEIVVVPLLLSEAYHAKIDVPSVVAAAAARHEGLQIRTTNVLGLETSFLGVLDRRLREALAVSRVRELDALVLAAAGTSDALATQSINRLARVWGAQHRLPVITAFASATPPAAGEAVRLFRGQGRRHIAVGSLFLAPGFLHDRVTELSFEAGAVAVSQPFGADEEVARTVLARYAVGAVELVPV; this is translated from the coding sequence ATGACCGCACCGGCCCTGGTGGCTCTCGCCCATGGCAGCCGCGACCCCCGATCCGCCGCCACCGTGCGCGACCTCGTCCGCGAGGTCCGCGCGATGCGCCCCGACCTGCGCATCGAGGCGGCGTTCCTGGAGCTGTCCAAGCCCGAGTTCGGCACCGTCGTCGACCGGCTGGTCAAGGCCGGCCACGACGAGATCGTGGTCGTGCCCCTCCTCCTCAGCGAGGCCTACCACGCCAAGATCGACGTCCCCAGCGTCGTGGCGGCCGCCGCGGCACGTCACGAAGGCCTGCAGATCCGCACCACGAACGTGCTCGGCCTGGAGACCTCCTTCCTCGGCGTGCTGGACCGTCGGCTGCGCGAGGCGCTGGCCGTCTCGCGGGTCCGCGAGCTCGACGCGCTCGTGCTCGCCGCGGCCGGCACCTCCGACGCGCTCGCCACCCAGTCGATCAACCGGCTGGCACGCGTGTGGGGCGCCCAGCACCGGCTGCCCGTGATCACCGCCTTCGCTTCCGCGACCCCGCCGGCCGCCGGCGAGGCCGTGCGCCTGTTCCGCGGCCAGGGCCGGCGCCACATCGCGGTGGGGTCGCTGTTCCTCGCCCCCGGCTTCCTGCACGACCGCGTCACCGAGCTGTCCTTCGAAGCCGGTGCCGTCGCGGTGTCGCAGCCGTTCGGCGCCGACGAGGAGGTCGCCCGCACCGTGCTGGCGCGCTACGCGGTCGGAGCCGTCGAGCTCGTTCCCGTCTGA
- a CDS encoding glycine hydroxymethyltransferase produces MVASSPEPPSLDASGTPDTVLAAGSEPVAKATSTAYASALEVIASIEPRIAEATRAELADQRASLKLIASENYASPAVLLTMGTWFSDKYAEGTVGHRFYAGCQNVDTVESIAAEHAKELFGAEYAYVQPHSGIDANLVAFWSILAHRVESPALEKHQAKNVNDLSEADWEALRHELGNQRMLGMSLDAGGHLTHGFRPNISGKMFHQRSYGTDPETGLLDYDRVRAAAKEFKPLILVAGYSAYPRRVNFATMREIADEVGATLMVDMAHFAGLVAGKVFTGDEDPVPHAHVVTSTTHKSLRGPRGGIVLATEEFAPSVDRGCPMVLGGPLSHVMAAKAVAFAEAKQQGFRDYAQKVADNALSLAEGFNTRGATLVTGGTDNHIVLLDVTSFGLTGRQAESALLDAGVVTNRNSVPADPNGAWYTSGIRFGTPALTTRGFGHDEFDKVAELVVDVLSSTTPTTTSAGAGSKAKYTLADGVVERTHAASAEMLDKHPLYPGLDLA; encoded by the coding sequence ATGGTCGCCAGCAGCCCTGAGCCCCCGTCCCTCGACGCCTCCGGCACGCCGGACACCGTCCTCGCCGCCGGCTCGGAGCCGGTCGCGAAAGCCACCAGCACGGCGTACGCGTCGGCGCTCGAGGTGATCGCCTCGATCGAGCCGCGCATCGCCGAGGCGACCCGCGCCGAGCTCGCCGACCAGCGGGCCTCGCTCAAGCTGATCGCGAGCGAGAACTACGCCTCGCCCGCCGTGCTGCTCACGATGGGCACCTGGTTCTCCGACAAGTACGCCGAGGGCACCGTCGGCCACCGCTTCTACGCGGGCTGCCAGAACGTCGACACCGTCGAGTCGATCGCCGCCGAGCACGCCAAGGAGCTGTTCGGCGCGGAGTACGCCTACGTCCAGCCGCACTCGGGCATCGACGCCAACCTCGTCGCCTTCTGGTCGATCCTGGCGCACCGGGTCGAGTCGCCGGCGCTGGAGAAGCACCAGGCCAAGAACGTCAACGACCTCTCCGAGGCCGACTGGGAGGCGCTGCGCCACGAGCTCGGCAACCAGCGGATGCTCGGCATGAGCCTCGACGCCGGCGGCCACCTCACCCACGGCTTCCGCCCCAACATCAGCGGCAAGATGTTCCACCAGCGCTCCTACGGCACCGACCCGGAGACCGGTCTGCTCGACTACGACCGCGTCCGCGCGGCGGCCAAGGAGTTCAAGCCGCTCATCCTCGTGGCCGGCTACTCCGCCTACCCGCGCCGGGTGAACTTCGCGACCATGCGCGAGATCGCCGACGAGGTCGGCGCCACCCTCATGGTCGACATGGCCCACTTCGCCGGGCTGGTCGCCGGCAAGGTCTTCACCGGCGACGAGGACCCGGTGCCGCACGCCCACGTCGTCACCTCCACCACGCACAAGTCGCTGCGCGGACCGCGCGGCGGCATCGTGCTGGCCACCGAGGAGTTCGCCCCGTCGGTCGACCGCGGCTGCCCGATGGTGCTCGGAGGCCCGCTGTCGCACGTCATGGCCGCCAAGGCCGTCGCGTTCGCCGAGGCCAAGCAGCAGGGCTTCCGCGACTACGCGCAGAAGGTGGCCGACAACGCCCTGTCGCTGGCCGAGGGCTTCAACACCCGCGGCGCCACGCTCGTCACCGGAGGCACCGACAACCACATCGTGCTGCTCGACGTGACCTCCTTCGGGCTCACCGGGCGGCAGGCCGAGTCGGCGCTTCTCGACGCCGGCGTCGTCACCAACCGCAACTCCGTGCCCGCCGACCCGAACGGCGCCTGGTACACCTCCGGCATCCGCTTCGGCACCCCGGCGCTGACCACGCGGGGCTTCGGTCACGACGAGTTCGACAAGGTCGCGGAGCTGGTCGTCGACGTGTTGTCGTCGACCACGCCGACCACCACGTCGGCCGGTGCGGGCTCGAAGGCGAAGTACACGCTCGCCGACGGTGTCGTCGAGCGCACCCACGCCGCGTCGGCCGAGATGCTCGACAAGCACCCGCTCTACCCCGGACTCGACCTGGCCTGA